The Sebastes umbrosus isolate fSebUmb1 chromosome 23, fSebUmb1.pri, whole genome shotgun sequence genome contains a region encoding:
- the ptn gene encoding pleiotrophin, translating to MNGQKLWTRVAVMALLVLTVMAAEGGKAEKQGKKERKSDCGEWQWSVCVANEGDCGLGTREGTRTGTDCKQTIKTQRCKIPCNWKKKFGGECKYDFQAWGECDLATGKKNRTGVLKRALMDATCAATVTATKPCGKIPKTKLQDAKKQKKEGKKRERTQMD from the exons ATGAATGGACAGAAGCTGTGGACACGGGTGGCCGTGATGGCGCTCCTGGTGCTAACAGTGATGGCAGCTGAAGGAGGCAAAGCAGAGAAACAAG GAAAAAAGGAGCGCAAGTCAGACTGTGGGGAGTGGCAGTGGAGCGTGTGCGTAGCCAACGAAGGCGACTGTGGACTCGGCACCAGGGAGGGAACGCGCACCGGAACCGACTGCAAGCAGACCATCAAGACCCAACGCTGCAAGATCCCCTGCAACTGGAAGAAGAAGTTTGGAG GGGAATGCAAGTACGACTTCCAGGCTTGGGGGGAGTGCGATCTGGCGACGGGCAAGAAGAACAGGACGGGCGTGCTGAAGCGAGCGCTCATGGATGCGACCTGCGCCGCCACTGTCACAGCCACCAAGCCCTGTGGGAAAATCCCCAAGACTAAGCTGCAAG ATGCAAAGAAGcaaaagaaggaaggaaagaagcgAGAGCGCACCCAAATGGACTGA
- the chrm2a gene encoding muscarinic acetylcholine receptor M2a, whose translation MDVFNFTYWNASEGNDTEVVEESDNAYKTVEVVFIVLVAGSLSLVTVIGNILVMLSIKVNRNLQTVNNYFLFSLACADLIIGLCSMNLYTVYIVMGYWPLGPVVCDLWLALDYVVSNASVMNLLIISFDRYFCVTKPLSYPVKRTTKMAGMMIAAAWVLSFILWAPAILFWQFIVGGRTVPERECYIQFFSNAAVTFGTAIAAFYLPVIIMIQLYWQISRASKSRVKKDNRKPSPANPEPVSPGQRINNTPKPNNNNVPGEDTGRLQSQNADDGANQHDGKLQNGKGPSSTTAEGETEGDDVARENCAAGEEKESSNDSTSGSVAASNQKEEEAVPSAANSSAETSQPPPRQRAKAGGSKMTCIKIKTKSPKGDCYTPSNATVEIVPASERQNHVARKIVKMTKQAPNKKKKVPPSREKKVTRTIMAILVAFVATWTPYNVMVLINTFCSSCIPNTMWTIGYWLCYINSTINPACYALCNVTFKKTFKHLLLCQYKNSRSAR comes from the coding sequence atggatgtattcaaTTTCACCTACTGGAATGCCTCTGAAGGCAATGACACAGAAGTGGTGGAAGAGAGCGACAATGCCTACAAGACTGTGGAGGTGGTGTTCATCGTGTTGGTGGCCGGTTCCCTCAGTTTGGTCACAGTTATTGGGAATATCCTGGTCATGCTTTCCATCAAAGTTAATAGGAACTTACAGACTGTCAACAACTATTTTTTATTCAGCCTTGCATGTGCTGACCTAATTATTGGACTGTGCTCTATGAActtgtacacagtgtacatagTAATGGGCTACTGGCCCCTGGGCCCGGTGGTGTGCGACTTGTGGTTAGCCTTGGACTATGTTGTCAGCAACGCGTCTGTCATGAATCTTCTCATCATAAGCTTTGACAGATACTTCTGTGTCACCAAGCCCCTCAGCTACCCTGTCAAAAGGACCACCAAGATGGCGGGGATGATGATCGCAGCAGCCTGGGTCCTTTCTTTCATCCTCTGGGCCCCAGCCATTCTCTTCTGGCAGTTCATCGTTGGTGGGCGGACAGTGCCTGAGAGGGAGTGCTACATCCAGTTCTTCTCTAATGCCGCAGTCACGTTTGGCACCGCCATCGCCGCCTTTTACCTGCCCGTCATCATCATGATCCAGCTGTACTGGCAGATCTCCAGAGCGAGCAAGAGTCGCGTGAAGAAGGATAACCGCAAGCCGTCACCAGCCAATCCAGAGCCTGTGTCGCCTGGCCAGAGGATTAACAACACACCGaaacccaacaacaacaacgtgcCGGGGGAAGACACAGGGCGTTTGCAGAGCCAGAATGCTGATGATGGAGCTAACCAGCATGATGGGAAACTGCAAAATGGCAAGGGGCCTTCCTCGACCACTGCCGAGGGAGAAACCGAGGGTGACGACGTGGCGAGGGAGAACTGCGCTgccggagaggagaaggagagctCCAATGATTCAACATCCGGCAGCGTGGCTGCATCCAATCAGAAGGAAGAAGAGGCGGTACCGTCCGCTGCCAACTCCAGCGCCGAGACAAGCCAGCCACCCCCGCGCCAGCGAGCCAAGGCGGGAGGCTCCAAGATGACCTGCATCAAGATCAAGACGAAATCGCCCAAGGGAGACTGCTACACACCGTCCAACGCCACCGTTGAGATCGTCCCGGCCTCGGAGAGGCAGAACCACGTGGCGCGAAAGATTGTGAAGATGACAAAGCAGGCTcccaacaagaagaagaaagtgcCGCCGTCACGGGAGAAAAAAGTGACCCGCACCATAATGGCCATCCTGGTAGCTTTTGTTGCCACCTGGACTCCTTATAATGTGATGGTTCTTATTAACACCTTCTGCTCCAGCTGCATCCCCAACACAATGTGGACTATTGGCTACTGGCTGTGCTACATCAACAGCACCATCAACCCGGCCTGCTACGCTCTGTGCaatgtcacatttaaaaagacatTCAAACATCTTCTCCTCTGCCAATATAAAAATAGTAGGTCAGCCAGATAA